The proteins below come from a single Thermodesulfatator atlanticus DSM 21156 genomic window:
- a CDS encoding coenzyme F420 hydrogenase subunit delta, with product MIIEAETILIGLGHLLKGDLGISYYIIEALALEGLEKKAKLVFLAEETEKLDVFLFKKKEAIIIVPAVLNLKPGKILCWDYDDFLKRYPLVSHIQPYKKIYDSFYLLKLIDALPKDITIISISVEQTRKAIISIKAIKAARKVINIVKRKILEENIGKVSRIYSVKDLISAKNLVF from the coding sequence ATGATTATAGAAGCAGAAACAATCCTCATTGGTTTGGGGCATCTTCTTAAGGGTGATTTGGGAATTAGCTATTACATTATCGAAGCCCTTGCCCTGGAAGGATTAGAAAAGAAGGCAAAATTGGTCTTTTTAGCAGAAGAAACCGAAAAACTTGACGTTTTTCTCTTCAAAAAGAAAGAAGCTATTATCATTGTTCCTGCTGTTTTAAACCTAAAACCTGGCAAAATACTTTGCTGGGATTATGACGACTTTTTAAAAAGATATCCCTTGGTATCTCATATTCAGCCATATAAAAAGATATACGATTCTTTCTATTTACTAAAATTAATAGACGCTTTACCCAAAGATATTACAATCATTAGCATTTCTGTTGAACAAACTAGAAAAGCAATTATTAGTATAAAGGCCATTAAAGCCGCTCGAAAGGTAATAAATATCGTAAAAAGAAAAATTCTTGAAGAAAATATTGGCAAAGTTAGCCGTATCTATTCCGTAAAAGACTTAATAAGCGCTAAAAACTTAGTCTTCTAA